The nucleotide window GTTATAAGGCAAGAGGGTGGACAGAAACCAACCCTGAAATCCTCAGGACAATCGCGATAGAAACTACCTCCAACAATGTAGTCCTTGGTCTGATTGTAGTTATTGCTTCTTTTGGAGTGGTTAGCGCTCTGAATCTTTCAGTTATCGGTGCAACAAGTCAGATAGGTATGCTACGGGCCATGGGAGCTACCATTTCCAGTATCAGAACAATCTTTGTGCTTCAAAGCGGTATTTTGGGTTTATTAGGTGCTCTTGTTGGGACTCTTACAGGAGTTGCAGTTTCTCTGGGAATAGGACAATACGAAATGCCAGCTGCCTCCTCGGAACTTTACGGCGGCCTTACAACTATTCCCATTGTAATCAGGATAGGGGATATTCTGGTCATTATTCTTGCAGTTTTCCTGCTGAACCTTATTGCCGGGATTTATCCTGCCCAGCAGGCAGCTAAACTCGATCCTGTAAAGTCCATCAGTTCAAAGTAAGTATAGAATTTATCAGTTCAAAGTAAGTATAGAATTTATCGGTTCAAAGTAAATACAGGTTTAAGGTTATTCCCTGGACTTATTCAGATGAAATTATTAAACAATATTAAAAAATACTTCAATAGACAGGATATTCTGGAAAATAAGGAATTCTCCGCTGACTAAAAATCCTAAGATGTACTATTTCCAGGAGCTAATTCAGATGTATGAATTGAAAATTGCTTTGAGGCAAGTTTTTTCCAGAAAAAGGCAAACCTTTTTTGCCATACTTGCAGTTGCCCTTGCCGTCGCTGTAATTACGGTAATGATGGCAATGCTTTCTGGCTTTCAAGGAGAGCTTATAAAGTCCAGTACTGAGAATAATCCCCATATTGTTATCAATCCTCAGGATGAAAAAGAAGGGTTTATTCATCTTTACAGATACAATTCAGCCCTGATTTCGGATAAAGAAGGAGTTATAGCGGTATCTCCTAAATATCTGGGTCAGGCAGCCCTGGAACATAAGGACAATGCAGAAGGTATTTCACTTCAGGGAATTGAACCTGAGGCTGAAGATAAGGTTATGCGAGTAAGCAAGGATATAGTAGAAGGGAGCTTTCTATCGCTTACCCATACAAGGCACGGAATAGTACTTGGAGATAAGCTTGCGGAAAATCTTGAGGTTCAGCCTGGGGATCGGGTAGATGCGGTATTTCCGGGCTCAAAAACAACTTCTTTTAAGGTTATAGGTCTGATCCACACAGGAACGGCTGCAGATGAGGTAACAGCTTATGCAAGGCTGGACTCGGTACAGGAATTTTTCAATGAACCCGGAGTTGTAAGCACAATAGGGATCAGGGTTGCAGATCCATATAAGGCAGATAGTATTGCAAGTTCAATTGAAAGGGAAACCGAGCTTAACGCAGTAAGCTGGATAGAAGCAAATGCAGAAATTCTTAACCTTCTAAACACTCAGAAGGTTTTCGTAAACATTTTCTATATTCTTATTTACGGAATTGCAGGTTTCGGGATTGCAAATACTCTGATTACCATTGTTGCCCAGAGAACCCGAGAAATAGGCATATTAAAAGCTATGGGAGCCTCTCAAAAAAGCATAATGATTGTCTTTCTTTTCCAGTCTGTGATTCTCGGAGCTATTGGGCTGGTTTTGGGCACTATCCTGGGTTATATTGCAACCATTACTCTGCAGAGTTATAAAATTGCAGTCCCTCAGGAGATGTATTTCGGGCTCCAGACACTTCCTCTTGAAGTCGAACCTCTAAACTTCGTATATGCTGCTTTCTTCGCCTTCATAATTAATATAATCTCAGGTATCTACCCTGCAAGAAAAGCTGCAAAGCTTGATCCTGTAAAAGCCATAGAAAGTGCCTGATATGATACACTTTCGCTGGTGTAAAAAAACTATTTGCTGCCTGGTTTCAGCGTAGAATTTACTTATATATTTAAGAATGTTCACATAAAAGTTGAGAACTTACTAAGTTGAAATCAAACAGAGTCGGTAAAACTTTGGATGTCTAAATATCAATAACTCTTGAGGCGTAGATATGACAGAAGAAAACCCAATAATCGAGCTTAAAAATCTGACAAAAACCTATAAAAACGGAATGGAATTCCGTGCTCTCGATAATGCAAATCTGAAAATAAAGAAGGGGGAATTCGTGGCAATTGTCGGACCATCAGGATCAGGTAAAAGTACACTTATGCACTTAATAGGCTTGCTGGATACTCCGAGTTCAGGCACTCTACTGATAGACAGGAATAACGTAACAAATATGTCTGACAAAGAACGTTCTGAGATCAGAAACAGGATGCTTGGTTTTGTCTTCCAATATCATCATTTGCTCCCTGATTTTACAGCCCTGGAAAACGTAATGATGCCACTTTTGATTGCTGGGAAAAAGAGGAAAGAAGCAAAGGAAACTGCCGAAAAACTCCTGAAAGAAGTAGGACTTGAAGACCGGATGGATCACAAACCCGGTGAACTTTCAGGAGGACAGAATCAGAGAGTTGCAATAGCAAGAGCATTGAGCTGTTCTCCTGCAATTGTACTTGGGGATGAACCGACAGGTAATCTCGATACAAAAACAGGTGACAGGATTTACGAACTTCTCAGGCAGTTGAATAAGGAGTATAATCAGACATTTATCGTAGTTACTCATAACGATGATATGGCTTTAAAAGCTGATAGAGTTATCAGGCTTGTGGATGGGAAAATTACGGCTCAGTAAGGAATGTGGAACATGTAAAAGGAAAGATAGTAAAAGATAGTTGAAGCACCAGGAGAAAAGAAACAATGGAAATTCTGGTAAAACGTTATGTGTGAATTATTTTGAAAGCGAGACTATGTGACTCTAAGACAAAGTAATATCCGATAGCGATTATAGCAATAACTGCTACAAGAAGTATTAGTCTATTCATTTGTTTTGAAAATTGCACGCGTATTTTCCCCCTTTATCTTTTAAATATAATGAACATCAATCATAAAAATATTGCTGTTGTCGTATAAGAGTGGCTGGAAAATACTGGTTGATGCCATTATTCTTGAGTCAGGTTCTTGACTATGTGTCCACTGGACATATAATTTTTCTAAAACTGCCTTAGTTAAAAACATTTGAAGTTGATTTTACTTTACGGATACGCAGGTTCAAGAAAATATCAAGCAAAAACAATTGAAATTCCTGAAAAAGTAATTAATGTCTTAGAAAGAATTAAAATCCTAAAAGGAATTAAAGCCTTAGAAAAACAATTAAAAACTTAGAAAAACAATTGAAAATTTTAAAAAGTAATTAAGGTATCAAAAGGGCATTAAAGCCCTAAAAAGCGACTAAAACATTGAAAACCCCTTTTAAAAGGATTAGAAAGAGCCTGGAAGAGTTTTGTTCATTTTACTGTAGCCCCCGATACAGTAATTCCGAAAACATCCCATCGTATGATATTCGGATTGAACCTCTTCCAGGCAATTCCTTACTCACATACCCTACCAGTCACTTTCCCATTGAGTTGATCCATCCATTTTTTCTACCGTGGTCTAAAATTCTTTTTTATCCGTTCGCTTTGATCTGTTCTCTTCAGTTTACAAACTATAATTATTCCTAAAATTATTTAAAATAAATTATATGAAAAATTGTTCGCAAACAAAAAATATTTGCCTATAAAATGTTATTTTAACGAACAATAAATAAATATTAAATATGATTTTATTATGTACTGTACTTTTTAAAAATTAATATCAAATTGTCACAAAAACCAACTGTAATTGACTGTAAATCAAATTTTGATTCATAAAAATTTACAGAGTTGTTAAAAGTAATTCGTCAAAAAATAGGAATAGTAAACTCTCTAGGGATAATAAACTCTCAAATTGTACAGTTTTATGAAAACAGTTTTAAAATTAGTGTTTTTATCATTTTTTACCGCTAAAACATAGGAGCATTTAAAATCAAAGATAATTTTCTGCAGGCTGAGAATGTTTGGGTAAACTGACAATTTGGAGTAAAACGACAATACTTGGCAGATATTCAGAAAAATTGTGTCCTAAGCCACTCTGTTTTAATTTATCTATTTTTAAATAACTTACGAAACTTCTAAAAATTCTGACAAAATCATATAACTTTTTAAATAGTGAACACATATGGGTCCTTATTATTTTTTTAAATTGAAGGAATTAAGAAATGTTGAGCTAAAGAAATAAAGAGTGTAAAAGTAGAAAAATCTCGTAATATGCTGTTTGTCTGGATTTCAATCAAGGTATTGATACATACTCCCGTGAACTGGAAAATATGTAAATCAAAAATGGAGGATTGAAAGTTATTAAAGGTAATGATTTACTAGAGAAAGCAGGAAAAATACCAGAAAGATATAAAGAAAAAATTATAGAGGAGCTTTCTCCAATAACCTCCAGCATTTTCCTGAGACTAGGAAAAGAAGGAACAGTTCTTTGTGCTAGCAAGGCAGCTAATGCTCTCCTCGAATACTGGGGTATAAGAGAGGGAGAAAAAGTTCCTCAGGAGTTAAGGCACAGTATAAGAAGAGTTCTTAGACAGGAAAATCCAGAAAATCTTGAAATTCAGGCAGGAGAAACGACATACTTTACAGTACTCTACCCTTTTCCGAAAAAGGAGTATGTGAATCTTGAAGGATTTAACACAACTCTCAAAGCCCTTACCGAAGAAAAACTTGGTAAAAAAGAAAAGCAATACCGTTTCCTCAGTAAACTGTGTAACCTCTACAGGATGTCCTTAACATGCAAAAACGTTCAAGAGATTATGGAAGAAAGTGCTCTGGTTATTGCTAAAGGCCTTGATATAGAATTTTCCAGAATCCTGGAACTCAAATCTGACGGAAACTTCATTATGAGAGCAGGGTATGGCTGGAAAGACAAAACCATAGACAGTGTTATCATAGAAAAGAAGTCTCAGGCAGAATGTACCCTTGTTTTGAGAAGACCGATTCTCCCGAAAGATATCGAAAACGAAACCCGCTTTGAATGCATTGAGTATCTCAGGCAATACGGAATACTCAGCGGAGTATCAGTCCTGATAGGAGATATAAATAAGCCTTTCGGGCTAGTGGAAGTTTACAGTCGAGAAAAAAGAGAATTTACTGAGGATGATGAATATTTCCTTGATTCTGCCGCTTTTTTGTTGTCTGAGGTCATAAAACGCCTGCATTATGAGGAAGAACTCCAGATTCATCAGCAAGAACTGGAAGAACTCGTCGAAAAAGAGACCCTTGCGTACACGGAAGCAAATGAGAAACTTGTACATGAAGTAATGGAAAGAAGAAAAATCGAAAATAAGCTTCAGAATAACGTGCAGTTTCTTGAAATCCTGCTTGATAGTATTCCAAGCCCTGTTTTCCAGAGGGACC belongs to Methanosarcina barkeri 3 and includes:
- a CDS encoding ABC transporter permease, which gives rise to MYELKIALRQVFSRKRQTFFAILAVALAVAVITVMMAMLSGFQGELIKSSTENNPHIVINPQDEKEGFIHLYRYNSALISDKEGVIAVSPKYLGQAALEHKDNAEGISLQGIEPEAEDKVMRVSKDIVEGSFLSLTHTRHGIVLGDKLAENLEVQPGDRVDAVFPGSKTTSFKVIGLIHTGTAADEVTAYARLDSVQEFFNEPGVVSTIGIRVADPYKADSIASSIERETELNAVSWIEANAEILNLLNTQKVFVNIFYILIYGIAGFGIANTLITIVAQRTREIGILKAMGASQKSIMIVFLFQSVILGAIGLVLGTILGYIATITLQSYKIAVPQEMYFGLQTLPLEVEPLNFVYAAFFAFIINIISGIYPARKAAKLDPVKAIESA
- a CDS encoding ABC transporter ATP-binding protein, producing MTEENPIIELKNLTKTYKNGMEFRALDNANLKIKKGEFVAIVGPSGSGKSTLMHLIGLLDTPSSGTLLIDRNNVTNMSDKERSEIRNRMLGFVFQYHHLLPDFTALENVMMPLLIAGKKRKEAKETAEKLLKEVGLEDRMDHKPGELSGGQNQRVAIARALSCSPAIVLGDEPTGNLDTKTGDRIYELLRQLNKEYNQTFIVVTHNDDMALKADRVIRLVDGKITAQ